One Brassica oleracea var. oleracea cultivar TO1000 chromosome C7, BOL, whole genome shotgun sequence genomic window carries:
- the LOC106306010 gene encoding receptor-like protein kinase FERONIA — translation MKIMEGRSRLSLLLLLLSLTSSTSAADYTPTDKILLNCGGSSDLTDTDNRTWIPDVKSKLFSSSGDSKTSPAATQDPSVPEVPYMTARIFRSPFTYSFPVASGRKFVRLYFHPNSYDGLNATNSLFSVTLGSSYTLLKNFSAAQTAQALSYSSIVKEFVVNVEGGASLNITFTPEPTPKAYAFVNGIEVTSMPDLYSNTDGTLSIVGSSTAVDIDNSTALENVYRLNVGGNDISPSEDTGLYRSWYDDSPYIFGAGIGVVDTADPNMTIKYPADTPTYIAPVDVYSTARSMTPTAQINLNFNLTWVFSVDSGFTYLVRLHFCEVLPNITKINQRVFTIYLNNQTAESEADVAGWTRGNGIPIHKDYVVNPPDGKGQQDLWLALHPNTRGKPEYYDAILNGVEIFKMNGSDGNLAGPNPVPGPQVTADPSKVLRPRTSQSKSRTAIVAGVVSGAVVLGLVLGLCVMVAYRRRKAGEYQPASDATSGWLPLSLYGNSHSGGSGKTNTTGSYASSLPSNRCRHFSFAEIKAATKNFDESRVLGVGGFGKVYRGEIDGGTTKVAIKRGNPMSEQGVHEFQTEIEMLSKLRHRHLVSLIGYCEENCEMILVYDYMAHGTMREHLYKTQNSPLPWKQRLEICIGAARGLHYLHTGAKHTIIHRDVKTTNILLDEKWVAKVSDFGLSKTGPTLDHTHVSTVVKGSFGYLDPEYFRRQQLTDKSDVYSFGVVLFEALCARPALNPTLAKEQVSLAEWAPYCYKKGMLDQIVDPHLKGKITPECFKKFAETAMKCVLDQGIERPSMGDVLWNLEFALQLQESAEESGKGICSEMDMGEIKYDDDNCKGKSNNDKGSDVYEGNVSDSRSSGIDMSIGGRSLASEDSDGLTPSAVFSQIMNPKGR, via the coding sequence ATGAAGATCATGGAGGGACGATCACGTCTCTCCCTCCTCCTCCTTCTCTTATCCTTAACTTCATCAACCTCAGCTGCTGACTACACTCCCACGGACAAGATCCTCTTAAACTGTGGTGGCTCCTCTGATCTAACCGACACAGATAACCGGACATGGATCCCCGATGTCAAATCCAAGCTCTTCTCTTCCTCCGGAGACTCCAAAACCTCTCCCGCCGCCACACAAGATCCTTCCGTCCCCGAGGTCCCTTACATGACAGCTAGAATCTTCCGATCTCCCTTCACTTACTCTTTCCCCGTCGCTTCAGGTCGTAAGTTCGTGCGTCTCTACTTCCACCCCAACTCGTACGACGGCCTCAACGCCACGAACTCCCTCTTCTCCGTCACCTTAGGCTCCTCCTACACTCTCCTCAAGAACTTCAGCGCTGCTCAAACAGCTCAGGCCTTGTCTTACTCTTCCATCGTTAAAGAGTTTGTCGTGAACGTGGAAGGTGGAGCTTCTTTGAACATAACGTTCACACCTGAACCAACACCAAAGGCTTACGCCTTTGTGAACGGGATCGAGGTGACTTCAATGCCTGATCTATACAGCAACACTGATGGGACTTTGTCCATCGTGGGATCTTCTACTGCTGTCGATATCGATAACAGCACCGCTCTTGAGAATGTTTACAGGCTTAACGTGGGAGGGAATGATATCTCTCCTTCTGAAGATACAGGTCTTTACAGGTCATGGTACGACGACTCGCCTTACATTTTCGGTGCGGGGATTGGAGTCGTTGACACTGCTGATCCCAACATGACCATTAAGTATCCGGCAGACACACCAACATACATTGCTCCTGTTGATGTTTACTCCACGGCTAGATCCATGACTCCAACAGCTCAAATCAACCTCAACTTCAACCTGACTTGGGTTTTCAGCGTTGACTCTGGCTTCACTTATCTTGTCAGGCTTCACTTCTGCGAGGTGCTTCCCAACATCACTAAGATTAACCAGCGTGTGTTTACGATCTATCTCAACAACCAAACAGCTGAGTCTGAAGCTGATGTTGCTGGCTGGACGCGTGGTAATGGGATTCCTATACATAAAGATTACGTTGTGAATCCTCCTGATGGTAAGGGACAGCAAGATCTTTGGCTTGCTCTTCATCCAAACACGAGGGGCAAGCCGGAGTACTACGATGCTATTCTCAATGGAGTTGAGATTTTCAAGATGAATGGTTCTGATGGTAATCTTGCTGGTCCTAATCCTGTACCTGGTCCGCAAGTGACTGCAGATCCATCCAAAGTCCTACGCCCTCGTACTAGTCAGTCCAAGAGCCGTACAGCTATTGTTGCAGGTGTGGTCAGTGGTGCAGTTGTTTTAGGTCTTGTCCTCGGTTTATGTGTAATGGTTGCTTACCGTAGACGTAAGGCTGGTGAATACCAGCCTGCAAGTGATGCAACATCAGGGTGGCTTCCACTTTCTTTGTATGGAAACTCGCATTCCGGTGGCTCGGGGAAGACAAACACTACAGGAAGCTACGCCTCGTCCCTTCCTTCAAACCGGTGTCGTCACTTCTCCTTTGCTGAGATCAAAGCAGCTACTAAGAACTTCGATGAGTCTCGAGTGCTCGGTGTTGGAGGTTTCGGCAAGGTGTACAGAGGAGAGATTGATGGTGGAACTACAAAGGTAGCTATCAAGAGAGGTAACCCGATGTCTGAGCAAGGTGTGCACGAGTTTCAGACAGAGATTGAGATGCTTTCGAAGCTTAGACACCGTCACCTTGTGTCTTTGATTGGATACTGTGAAGAGAACTGCGAGATGATACTTGTGTATGATTACATGGCTCATGGGACTATGAGAGAGCATCTCTACAAGACTCAGAACTCTCCTCTTCCTTGGAAGCAACGTCTTGAGATATGCATTGGGGCAGCACGAGGGTTGCATTATCTGCACACCGGTGCGAAACACACGATCATCCACAGAGATGTGAAGACGACAAACATTCTGCTCGATGAGAAATGGGTGGCTAAGGTCTCTGACTTCGGTTTGTCAAAGACTGGTCCTACACTTGACCACACACACGTAAGCACCGTCGTGAAAGGAAGCTTCGGTTATCTCGACCCAGAGTACTTCAGACGTCAACAACTGACTGATAAATCAGATGTATACTCCTTTGGTGTCGTTCTCTTTGAAGCCTTATGTGCACGGCCTGCCTTGAACCCGACGCTAGCGAAAGAACAAGTGAGCTTAGCTGAGTGGGCACCGTACTGCTACAAGAAAGGCATGCTTGACCAGATCGTTGATCCGCATCTCAAGGGAAAGATCACACCGGAATGCTTCAAGAAGTTTGCTGAAACAGCGATGAAGTGTGTACTAGACCAGGGCATTGAGAGACCGTCGATGGGAGATGTTCTCTGGAACTTAGAGTTCGCGTTGCAGCTTCAGGAAAGTGCTGAGG